In the Mastomys coucha isolate ucsf_1 unplaced genomic scaffold, UCSF_Mcou_1 pScaffold18, whole genome shotgun sequence genome, one interval contains:
- the Tnfrsf9 gene encoding tumor necrosis factor receptor superfamily member 9, translating into MGNNGYNMVVTVLLVVGIEKVRAAQNPCDTCEPGTYCNKYSRVCKSCPPSTYSSGGGRPNCDICRVCEGYFKFKKSCSSTHNAECECTEGFHCLGPTCSRCERDCRPGQELTEQGCKNCGLGTFNDQNGAGICRPWTNCSLDGRSVLMNGTKEKDVVCGPPVVSFSPGTATTAAGEPGGRILQVLTLFLALTSALLLVLIFIIVRFSVPKWIRKKFPHIFKQPFKKAIGAAQEEDACSCRFPEEEEGGAGGYEL; encoded by the exons ATGGGAAACAACGGGTACAACATGGTGGTCACTGTGCTGCTGGTGGTGGGCATTGAGAAGGTGAGAGCCGCGCAGAACCCCTGTGACACCTGTGAGCCTG GTACTTACTGCAATAAATACAGCCGGGTCTGCAAGAGCTGCCCTCCAAGCACCTACTCCAGCGGAGGCGGACGGCCGAACTGTGACATCTGCAGAGTGTGTGAAG GCTATTTCAAGTTCAAGAAGTCTTGCTCCTCTACCCACAATGCGGAATGTGAATGCACGGAGGGATTCCACTGCTTGGGGCCAACGTGTTCCAGGTGTGAAAGGGACTGCAGGCCCGGCCAGGAGCTAACGGAGCAGG GTTGCAAAAACTGTGGCTTGGGAACATTTAATGACCAGAATGGTGCTGGCATCTGTCGACCCTGGACGAA CTGCTCTCTAGACGGACGGTCTGTGCTCATGAACGGGACCAAGGAGAAAGATGTGGTCTGCGGACCCCCTGTGGTCAGCTTCTCTCCAGGCACCGCCACTACTGCAGCAGGAGAACCAG GAGGGCGCATCTTGCAGGTCCTTACCTTGTTCCTGGCGCTGACATCGGCCTTGTTGCTGGTCCTGATCTTCATCATTGTCCGGTTCTCTGTGCCCAAATGGATCAGAAAGAAATTCCCCCACATATTCAAGCAAC CATTTAAGAAGGCCATTGGAGCAGCCCAAGAGGAAGATGCTTGTAGCTGCCGATTTccggaggaagaagaaggaggagcaggaggctaCGAGCTGTGA